The Achromobacter deleyi genome has a window encoding:
- a CDS encoding c-type cytochrome, which translates to MKKLSTLVALACMTVGPLLATSASAQFAKPEDAVKYRQSALSLMGSHFGRMAPVVKGQAPYDAAQIKANVEVLKTLSALPWAAFGPGTEGGDARPEIWSDAAGFKQKQQAFQDNIVKLSAAADAGDLDKLRAAFGDVGASCKACHDSYRKKK; encoded by the coding sequence ATGAAGAAGTTGTCCACGCTCGTCGCGCTGGCCTGTATGACGGTGGGGCCGTTGCTGGCGACGTCCGCCTCCGCGCAATTCGCCAAGCCTGAAGACGCGGTCAAGTATCGCCAGTCGGCGCTGTCGCTGATGGGTTCGCATTTCGGGCGCATGGCGCCGGTGGTCAAGGGGCAGGCGCCCTATGACGCTGCGCAGATCAAAGCCAACGTCGAGGTGTTGAAGACGCTGTCGGCATTGCCGTGGGCAGCTTTCGGTCCGGGTACGGAAGGCGGCGACGCCCGTCCGGAAATCTGGAGCGATGCCGCCGGCTTCAAGCAGAAGCAGCAGGCGTTCCAGGACAACATCGTCAAGCTGTCGGCCGCCGCGGATGCCGGCGATCTGGACAAGCTGCGCGCGGCCTTCGGCGACGTGGGCGCAAGCTGCAAGGCCTGCCACGACTCCTACCGCAAGAAGAAGTAA
- a CDS encoding 6-phosphofructokinase, whose amino-acid sequence MAISIRRLSDVLASTESGRLYRIEVFLQGDDPGRAVPPPVDTRYILRTTEGERVIPLDDKRYRLNSGEVLTALSPPRQET is encoded by the coding sequence ATGGCCATTTCAATACGCAGGTTGAGCGACGTACTGGCAAGCACGGAGTCGGGTCGGCTCTATCGGATAGAAGTGTTCTTGCAGGGGGATGATCCAGGCCGCGCCGTGCCCCCGCCCGTCGACACGCGCTACATCCTCAGGACCACTGAGGGAGAACGCGTGATTCCCCTGGACGACAAGCGCTACCGCCTGAATTCGGGCGAGGTCCTGACGGCCCTGTCGCCTCCGCGCCAGGAAACCTGA
- a CDS encoding sensor domain-containing diguanylate cyclase has translation MADSESLAGERPRLQHRYSMRTGLLALVFACISPALIVASVAVYESYVIQKERIFRDTIFLARNLTAILDRELTGVEAGLQMLASSPDLIGGDLAGFHQRAREAVRFQIVDSYVLTSKDGRQIINTQVPYGTALPASGAPDELIRVFQSRMPVLTGLFSGGVSRDPTLALGVPVVRGNEVVYSLNVGLSPERIGNVLGRRALPEGWVAAVLDNSGTILARTRDTSRFVGQKAVPALARAVQQEGEGSLETITKEGTPVYTAFSRSALSGWTVAAGAPMNLLTSDLYRSIAWIGLGTLFAFGLGLGLALRLASRLTSAVQGLVAPALALGEGRTVELPATRIKEAQEVGAAMLQASRMLARAQHLAHYDPLTGLCNRVLFGELVLRELAVAQRSGNEFSILAIDLDGFKAVNDMHGHAAGDTVLKEAAERMARAIRVSDVAARLGGDEFAVLLMGANRENARQVAEALVESLSLPYPNIRVAVSASVGIAVFPKSGITMLQLLERADVALYKAKGQGKRRVVLDQ, from the coding sequence ATGGCTGACAGCGAGAGTCTCGCTGGCGAGCGTCCGCGGCTCCAGCACCGGTATTCCATGCGGACCGGCCTGCTGGCCCTGGTCTTTGCCTGTATATCGCCCGCGCTGATCGTGGCGTCCGTGGCGGTCTACGAAAGCTACGTCATCCAGAAGGAACGGATATTTCGCGACACGATTTTCCTGGCGCGCAATCTCACCGCCATCCTGGACCGCGAGCTGACCGGCGTCGAGGCCGGGCTGCAGATGCTGGCCTCGTCCCCTGACCTCATCGGCGGAGACCTGGCCGGCTTTCACCAGCGGGCGCGCGAAGCGGTGCGGTTCCAGATCGTGGACAGCTATGTCCTGACCAGCAAGGATGGGCGACAAATCATCAACACGCAGGTGCCTTACGGCACCGCGTTGCCGGCCAGCGGCGCGCCCGACGAGCTGATCCGCGTTTTTCAGTCGCGCATGCCGGTGTTGACGGGCTTGTTCTCCGGCGGCGTCAGCCGCGACCCCACTCTCGCGTTGGGCGTGCCCGTGGTGCGCGGCAATGAAGTGGTCTACAGCTTGAATGTGGGGCTGTCACCCGAGCGCATCGGCAACGTGCTGGGCCGGCGCGCCTTGCCCGAGGGCTGGGTGGCCGCCGTGCTGGACAACTCCGGAACCATCCTTGCGCGAACCCGGGACACCTCGAGGTTCGTGGGGCAGAAGGCAGTGCCCGCGCTGGCCCGCGCCGTGCAGCAGGAAGGCGAAGGATCGCTGGAAACCATTACCAAGGAAGGCACTCCCGTCTACACCGCGTTCAGCCGGTCGGCACTGTCGGGGTGGACGGTCGCCGCCGGCGCGCCGATGAATCTGCTGACGTCGGATCTCTACCGGTCCATTGCCTGGATCGGCCTGGGCACGCTGTTCGCTTTCGGGCTGGGCCTGGGGCTGGCGCTGAGGCTGGCGAGCCGGCTGACCTCGGCGGTGCAGGGGCTGGTTGCGCCTGCGCTGGCGCTGGGTGAAGGGCGCACGGTTGAATTGCCGGCCACGAGGATCAAGGAAGCCCAGGAAGTGGGAGCCGCCATGCTGCAGGCTTCCCGCATGCTGGCGCGCGCGCAGCACCTGGCGCACTACGATCCTCTGACCGGCCTGTGCAATCGGGTTCTGTTTGGCGAGCTCGTCTTGCGAGAACTGGCCGTGGCGCAGCGCAGCGGCAATGAATTCTCGATCCTGGCGATCGACCTGGATGGCTTCAAGGCCGTCAATGACATGCACGGTCACGCCGCGGGCGACACCGTGCTGAAGGAAGCCGCCGAGCGGATGGCGCGGGCGATCAGGGTGTCCGACGTGGCTGCGAGGCTGGGCGGCGACGAATTCGCGGTGTTGTTGATGGGGGCCAATCGGGAAAATGCGCGGCAAGTCGCCGAGGCCCTGGTCGAGAGCCTGTCGCTGCCGTATCCCAATATCCGCGTCGCCGTGTCGGCGAGCGTGGGCATTGCGGTTTTTCCGAAGTCCGGCATCACCATGCTGCAATTGCTTGAGCGCGCCGATGTGGCGCTGTACAAGGCCAAGGGGCAGGGCAAGCGGAGAGTGGTGCTGGATCAGTGA
- a CDS encoding DUF4153 domain-containing protein translates to MNTSPGKPPLPRQLQAADKAVLTHGAIAAASGLILYFLVIWRLWPSGNLYALTFWLQFAWLPTLAGAMLAGMRSGRRWLVAAVAYGLVLPALSAYGLGLGGEVPPHEANGLPNRTDLFCTLLMTSVAAFLILPLIQALDFGKPQWSYPAIFRAAWRNTVHLGMAGSLTLAVCLLLWAAGAMFRMIGIPIVQYVVTAPPFQIALWPMILAASLVGVRRRPQLAEMLQRSWLTLNAWLLPLVTLVGVAFTIALAARLTLDLQAVTLSAGGLIAFSLLWIKLINAAWQDGDESAPFGPRLRRLLRWGMLCLLPLAAVAAYGVAVRIEQYGWTISRAWAAYASVLTGLYGLGYAWAALRPKRYYATLAATNLMAAGAMLALLAAIALSWASPQRIAAQSQMARLMDGRVQPDSFRYIDMKDSHGQWGRAVLQRLADGAANSQDPRIALAAADALIHHRYYSWDTRAKLPLTQEVPAFTVYPDGHDVPQAWWTYVVETSPDLAKDCLPRSAPDSAPAALCQLIFADISGDGQDDIVLHAPPAPDGQWTHFGFFAYSAEPSGTWRLLGRLQHESGAYDSAKADVEAAIRQGLISAVPPVSRDLIIGDSRLRLQ, encoded by the coding sequence ATGAATACGTCGCCCGGCAAGCCCCCTCTCCCCCGCCAACTCCAAGCGGCCGACAAGGCCGTGCTGACCCATGGCGCCATCGCCGCCGCATCAGGCCTGATCCTGTACTTTCTGGTGATATGGCGCCTTTGGCCGTCCGGCAACCTGTACGCCCTGACTTTTTGGCTGCAATTCGCGTGGCTTCCCACGCTGGCGGGCGCCATGCTGGCGGGCATGCGCAGCGGCAGGCGCTGGCTCGTCGCAGCGGTCGCGTACGGGCTGGTCCTGCCCGCCTTGTCCGCCTACGGGCTGGGCCTGGGCGGGGAAGTGCCGCCGCATGAAGCGAACGGCCTGCCCAACCGCACGGACCTGTTCTGCACCCTGCTCATGACTAGCGTCGCGGCCTTTCTCATACTGCCGCTGATCCAGGCGCTGGACTTCGGAAAGCCCCAATGGAGCTATCCCGCGATATTTCGCGCCGCATGGCGCAACACCGTGCATCTGGGGATGGCCGGCAGCCTGACGCTGGCGGTCTGCCTGTTGCTGTGGGCGGCCGGCGCAATGTTCCGCATGATCGGCATCCCCATCGTGCAGTATGTCGTCACCGCCCCGCCCTTCCAGATCGCGCTATGGCCGATGATCCTGGCCGCAAGCCTGGTGGGCGTGCGGCGGCGCCCGCAGCTGGCGGAGATGCTGCAGCGGTCCTGGCTCACGCTCAACGCCTGGCTGCTGCCGCTGGTGACCCTGGTCGGCGTCGCCTTTACGATCGCGCTGGCCGCCCGGCTGACGCTGGACCTGCAGGCCGTCACGCTCTCGGCTGGCGGCCTCATCGCGTTCTCGCTGCTGTGGATCAAGCTGATCAATGCCGCCTGGCAGGACGGCGACGAATCGGCGCCGTTCGGACCGCGGCTGCGCCGGCTGTTGCGTTGGGGCATGCTTTGCCTGCTGCCCTTGGCGGCCGTCGCGGCGTATGGCGTCGCCGTGCGCATCGAGCAGTACGGCTGGACGATCAGCCGGGCCTGGGCGGCCTACGCCAGTGTGCTCACCGGCCTGTACGGCCTGGGTTATGCCTGGGCCGCGCTACGCCCCAAGCGTTACTACGCCACGCTGGCGGCGACCAATCTGATGGCCGCCGGCGCCATGCTGGCGCTGCTTGCGGCAATCGCCCTGTCATGGGCAAGCCCGCAGCGGATTGCCGCGCAGAGCCAGATGGCGCGTTTGATGGATGGCCGCGTCCAGCCCGACAGCTTCCGTTATATCGACATGAAAGACAGCCACGGCCAATGGGGTCGGGCCGTGCTGCAACGGTTGGCCGACGGCGCCGCCAACAGTCAGGATCCGAGGATCGCCCTGGCCGCCGCGGACGCCCTCATCCACCATCGCTACTACTCCTGGGACACCCGCGCCAAGCTCCCGTTGACGCAGGAAGTCCCGGCGTTCACGGTCTACCCGGACGGCCATGACGTGCCGCAGGCCTGGTGGACGTACGTCGTCGAGACCAGCCCGGACCTCGCCAAAGACTGCCTGCCTCGATCCGCGCCGGACAGTGCGCCCGCCGCGCTCTGCCAGCTGATCTTTGCCGATATCTCCGGCGACGGGCAGGACGACATCGTCCTGCATGCGCCCCCTGCCCCGGATGGCCAATGGACTCACTTCGGATTCTTCGCCTACAGCGCCGAACCGTCCGGAACCTGGCGCCTGCTGGGCCGCCTGCAGCACGAATCCGGTGCATACGATTCGGCGAAAGCGGACGTCGAGGCAGCCATAAGGCAGGGCCTCATCAGCGCGGTGCCCCCGGTAAGCCGCGACCTGATCATCGGCGATAGCCGGCTGCGCCTGCAGTGA
- the yddG gene encoding aromatic amino acid DMT transporter YddG, which produces MQFTSGRNTATTLGLLAILLWGTVVGLIRGVSENFGPIGGAALIYTVGSLFLVLLLGFPKLRSFPRSYLIVGSILFVAYEICLSLSLGFAANRGQAIELGIVNYLWPCFTVILAMVINGQRAGVMVVPGILLSVCGIVWVVGGPGGLSIERTTANVLSNPLSYGLAFSGAIIWAVYCNVTKRFADGKNGVALFFMLTAAVLWIKYFLSAEPALAFAAPATLELCVTGGAMAAGYAFWNVGILRGNLTLLATASYFTPVFSTFFAAVWLSTPLTMSFWQGVAMVTAGSLLCWAATRGRPARDG; this is translated from the coding sequence ATGCAATTCACTTCAGGCCGGAATACGGCCACCACCTTAGGCTTGCTGGCGATATTGCTATGGGGCACGGTCGTCGGCCTGATCCGCGGCGTCAGCGAGAACTTCGGCCCCATCGGCGGCGCCGCCCTGATCTATACGGTGGGTTCGCTATTCCTGGTGTTGTTGCTGGGCTTTCCGAAGCTGCGGAGTTTTCCCCGTTCCTACCTTATCGTGGGCAGCATCCTGTTTGTCGCCTATGAAATCTGCCTGTCGCTGTCGCTGGGATTCGCCGCGAATCGCGGGCAAGCCATCGAACTGGGTATCGTCAACTATCTGTGGCCGTGCTTTACGGTAATTCTTGCCATGGTCATCAACGGCCAGCGGGCGGGCGTAATGGTGGTGCCGGGAATCCTGTTGTCGGTGTGCGGCATTGTGTGGGTGGTGGGCGGGCCGGGCGGGCTTTCCATCGAGCGCACCACGGCCAACGTCTTGAGTAATCCCCTCAGTTATGGACTGGCTTTCAGCGGCGCCATTATCTGGGCCGTTTATTGCAACGTGACGAAGCGCTTTGCCGACGGCAAGAATGGCGTCGCCCTGTTTTTCATGCTGACCGCCGCGGTCTTGTGGATCAAGTATTTCCTGAGCGCCGAACCCGCGCTGGCATTCGCCGCGCCTGCCACGCTCGAATTGTGCGTGACCGGTGGCGCCATGGCGGCCGGCTATGCATTCTGGAACGTGGGGATATTGCGGGGAAACCTGACCCTGCTGGCCACTGCGTCTTACTTCACGCCGGTATTTTCCACCTTCTTTGCCGCGGTATGGCTGTCGACCCCGCTGACCATGTCGTTCTGGCAGGGGGTGGCCATGGTCACCGCCGGCTCGCTGTTGTGCTGGGCAGCCACGCGCGGCAGACCCGCCCGGGACGGATAG
- a CDS encoding cytochrome b/b6 domain-containing protein, translated as MQNNRLAVRIWDLPTRIFHWALVVCIVGAFVSVKLGGLYMDWHVRFGCTALGLILFRLLWGFFGPRYARFAHFVRGPSAVARYLKGAAAPAGHNPLGALSVMALLLVVGFQAVSGLFTTDDIMTQGPLFGRVGEDTASAMTAWHKLNEWVILGLIALHLLAVTWYAVVRRKRLVRAIITGNVDAKDVPPGTPPTQDGFAVWLRAVLLGACVTGLVLWIRSLEVMSDMSFS; from the coding sequence ATGCAGAACAATCGTCTCGCGGTCCGCATCTGGGACCTCCCCACCCGCATATTCCACTGGGCCCTCGTCGTCTGTATCGTCGGCGCGTTCGTCAGCGTGAAGCTCGGCGGGCTGTACATGGACTGGCACGTGCGCTTCGGCTGTACGGCGCTGGGCCTTATCCTCTTTCGCCTGCTGTGGGGCTTCTTCGGCCCGCGCTACGCCCGATTCGCGCACTTCGTGCGCGGCCCCTCGGCGGTAGCCCGCTACCTCAAGGGCGCGGCCGCCCCGGCCGGCCACAACCCGCTGGGCGCACTGTCGGTCATGGCCTTGCTGCTGGTCGTGGGGTTCCAGGCAGTCAGCGGCCTGTTCACGACCGACGACATCATGACGCAGGGCCCGCTGTTCGGGCGCGTCGGCGAAGACACCGCCAGCGCCATGACGGCCTGGCATAAGCTCAATGAATGGGTCATCCTCGGGCTGATCGCCCTGCATCTGCTGGCAGTGACTTGGTATGCCGTGGTGCGCCGCAAGCGCCTGGTGCGGGCCATCATCACCGGTAACGTCGACGCCAAGGACGTGCCTCCGGGCACGCCCCCCACGCAAGACGGGTTCGCCGTCTGGCTGCGCGCCGTGCTGCTGGGCGCTTGCGTGACTGGCCTGGTGCTATGGATACGGTCGCTGGAAGTCATGTCGGACATGTCTTTTTCCTGA
- a CDS encoding sulfite exporter TauE/SafE family protein yields the protein MDVTMVICLLVLGAVVGFAAGLLGIGGGMLLVPFLTMLFAWQGMPPELVVHAAIATSMTSILFTSISSVRAHQQRGTIKWGIVAAMAPGIIVGGLVSGGAVFAALSTLWLSLFFALFVGYSGWSMLRNKKPKPSRQMPGIAGTSAAGAGIGFLSGLVGAGGGFLSVPFMVWCNVTLLNAVSTSAALGFPIALANSVGYVVSGLNESVSRPGMLGYIYWPALVALVCTSVLTAPLGARMAHRLPVQTLKRVFACLLFALAGYMLFKAWQTFSA from the coding sequence GTGGATGTGACGATGGTGATTTGCCTGCTGGTGTTGGGCGCCGTGGTGGGATTTGCCGCGGGCCTGCTGGGCATAGGGGGAGGGATGCTGCTGGTGCCCTTTCTGACCATGCTGTTTGCCTGGCAGGGCATGCCGCCCGAACTGGTGGTGCACGCGGCGATCGCGACATCGATGACCTCGATCCTGTTCACCTCGATATCCAGCGTGCGGGCCCACCAGCAGCGTGGCACGATCAAGTGGGGCATCGTGGCGGCCATGGCGCCGGGCATCATCGTCGGCGGCCTGGTGTCGGGTGGCGCGGTCTTCGCCGCGCTGAGCACCTTGTGGCTGTCGCTGTTCTTTGCGCTGTTCGTGGGCTATTCCGGCTGGAGCATGCTGCGCAACAAGAAGCCCAAACCCTCCCGCCAGATGCCGGGCATCGCGGGCACCAGCGCGGCGGGGGCCGGCATCGGCTTCCTGTCGGGACTGGTGGGCGCGGGCGGCGGCTTCCTGTCCGTGCCCTTCATGGTCTGGTGCAACGTGACCCTGCTTAACGCGGTGTCGACCTCGGCCGCGCTGGGCTTTCCCATTGCGCTGGCCAACAGCGTGGGCTATGTGGTGTCGGGCTTGAACGAGAGCGTGTCGCGTCCGGGCATGCTGGGCTACATCTATTGGCCCGCGCTGGTGGCGCTGGTATGCACCAGCGTGCTGACGGCTCCGCTGGGCGCGCGCATGGCGCACCGATTGCCGGTGCAGACCTTGAAGCGGGTTTTCGCGTGCCTGCTGTTCGCCCTGGCCGGGTACATGCTGTTCAAGGCCTGGCAGACCTTTTCGGCTTGA
- a CDS encoding glutathione S-transferase has product MKLIGSLTSPYVRKVRIVMAEKKLDYRLELENVWSADTQIQTYNPLGKVPCLVMEDGGALFDSRVIVEYLDTLSPVARLIPQPGRDRAAVKCWEAIADGLLDACVAIVKENQRPEVQRSPEWIERQFSKIHASLDAMNKSLGDNAHCMGINYSLADIAVGCALGYLDLRFASLDWRAGQPNLARLYEKLSQRQSFIDTIPKTA; this is encoded by the coding sequence ATGAAACTGATCGGCTCGCTTACCAGTCCATACGTACGCAAAGTGCGTATCGTCATGGCCGAGAAAAAGCTGGATTACCGGCTTGAACTCGAAAACGTCTGGTCCGCCGACACGCAGATCCAAACGTACAATCCGCTGGGCAAGGTGCCCTGCCTGGTCATGGAAGATGGCGGCGCCCTGTTTGATTCGCGCGTCATCGTCGAATACCTGGACACCTTGTCTCCCGTCGCCCGCCTGATTCCTCAGCCGGGGCGTGACCGTGCGGCCGTCAAATGCTGGGAAGCCATCGCCGATGGCCTCCTGGACGCTTGCGTGGCCATCGTCAAGGAAAACCAGCGCCCCGAGGTTCAACGCAGCCCCGAGTGGATCGAACGTCAGTTCAGCAAGATCCACGCCAGCCTCGATGCCATGAACAAGAGCCTGGGCGACAACGCCCACTGCATGGGCATCAACTACAGCCTGGCCGACATCGCCGTCGGCTGCGCGCTGGGCTACCTGGACCTGCGCTTCGCCTCGCTGGACTGGCGCGCCGGCCAGCCCAACCTGGCCCGCCTGTACGAAAAGCTGTCCCAACGGCAATCGTTCATCGACACCATCCCCAAGACCGCCTGA
- the purB gene encoding adenylosuccinate lyase: MQIADQLSQLNALSPLDGRYASRGDALRGLLSEAGFMAHRVEVEVAWLVALSDAGLPELPAFSEGARARLGQLVQNFSEADAGRIKDIERVTNHDVKAVEYWLKEKVADDAELARAAEFIHFACTSEDINNTSHALMLSRARDQVVVPRLREVAAKLNELAVAQADQPMLSRTHGQPASPTTLGKEFANVAARLNRAIAAVEAVEPLAKLNGATGNYNAHLSAYPEIDWPAFSQRVLAGLGLTQNRHTIQIEPHDWMAALFDAITRANIIVLDLDRDIWGYVALGYFKQRLKEGEVGSSTMPHKVNPIDFENSEGNLGLANAVLRHLADKLPVSRWQRDLTDSTVLRNLGVGLGYCLVAWDACMRGLGKLEVNAAAIDADIDACWEVLAEPVQTVMRRYGLPQPYEQLKALTRGKGITEEALREFIQGLALPEEPKARLLAMTPRSYIGLAAELARAV, from the coding sequence ATGCAAATCGCCGATCAGCTGAGCCAACTTAATGCCCTTTCGCCATTGGATGGCCGATACGCTTCCCGGGGCGACGCGCTGCGCGGTCTGCTCTCCGAGGCTGGCTTCATGGCGCACCGCGTCGAAGTCGAGGTGGCCTGGCTGGTCGCCCTGTCCGACGCCGGCCTGCCGGAACTGCCCGCGTTCTCCGAGGGCGCCCGCGCGCGCCTGGGGCAGCTCGTGCAGAATTTCTCCGAAGCGGACGCCGGCCGGATCAAGGACATCGAGCGCGTCACGAACCATGACGTGAAGGCCGTCGAATACTGGCTGAAGGAAAAGGTCGCCGATGACGCCGAGCTGGCCCGCGCCGCCGAATTCATCCACTTTGCCTGCACCTCCGAGGACATCAACAACACCTCGCACGCGCTGATGCTGTCGCGTGCCCGCGACCAGGTCGTGGTGCCGCGCCTGCGCGAGGTCGCCGCCAAGCTGAATGAGCTGGCCGTCGCCCAGGCTGACCAGCCCATGCTGTCGCGCACTCACGGCCAGCCCGCCAGCCCGACGACGCTGGGCAAGGAATTCGCCAACGTGGCCGCGCGCCTGAACCGCGCCATCGCCGCCGTCGAGGCGGTCGAGCCCCTGGCCAAGCTCAATGGCGCGACCGGCAACTACAACGCCCACCTGTCCGCCTATCCCGAAATCGACTGGCCCGCCTTCAGCCAGCGCGTGCTGGCCGGCCTGGGCCTGACCCAGAACCGCCACACCATCCAGATCGAGCCGCACGACTGGATGGCGGCCCTGTTCGATGCCATCACGCGCGCGAACATCATCGTGCTGGATCTGGACCGCGACATCTGGGGTTATGTGGCGCTGGGTTACTTCAAGCAGCGCCTGAAGGAAGGCGAGGTCGGTTCCTCGACCATGCCGCACAAGGTCAACCCGATCGACTTCGAAAACTCCGAAGGCAACCTGGGCCTGGCCAACGCCGTGCTGCGCCACCTGGCCGACAAGCTGCCCGTCTCCCGCTGGCAGCGCGACCTGACCGATTCCACCGTTCTGCGCAACCTGGGCGTAGGCCTGGGCTATTGCCTGGTGGCCTGGGATGCCTGCATGCGTGGCCTGGGCAAGCTCGAGGTGAACGCGGCCGCCATCGACGCCGACATCGACGCATGCTGGGAAGTGCTGGCCGAGCCCGTGCAGACCGTGATGCGCCGCTATGGCCTGCCGCAACCCTATGAACAACTGAAAGCCTTGACGCGCGGCAAGGGCATTACCGAAGAGGCTCTGCGAGAATTCATCCAGGGCCTGGCGCTGCCTGAAGAGCCGAAGGCCCGCCTGTTGGCGATGACCCCGCGCTCGTATATCGGGCTGGCTGCCGAGCTGGCCCGGGCGGTATAG
- a CDS encoding AI-2E family transporter, translating into MSQSSSVHYRTFLLLLVVVTIAFGWLLWPFYGAVFWGTILAILFAPLQRRLVARIGGRRNLAALITLLLVLLLVILPLVVISGSLVREGANLYQSIKSGQINFGAYFQQAMAALPPSVHDMLARFDLADIPSLQEKLSAGAMQASQFLATQALSIGQDTFQFVIGFGIMLYLLFFLLRDGPQLSARLKRAMPLSDTHKQHLFRKFTTVVRATVKGNVAVAAAQGALGGIIFSILSIQGALLWGVIMGFLSLLPAIGAGLIWAPVAIYFLLTGATIKGVALIAFGVLVIGMVDNVLRPILVGKDTKMPDYVVLISTLGGMALFGLNGFVIGPLIAALFMASWDLFSPASGVPVAHAEDSEPDGK; encoded by the coding sequence ATGAGCCAATCTTCCAGCGTGCACTACAGAACCTTTCTGCTCCTGCTGGTGGTGGTCACCATCGCGTTCGGCTGGTTGTTGTGGCCTTTCTATGGCGCCGTTTTCTGGGGCACCATCCTCGCCATCCTTTTCGCCCCCCTGCAGCGCCGTCTGGTGGCGCGCATCGGCGGGCGGCGCAATCTTGCCGCGCTGATCACCCTGCTGCTGGTGCTGCTGCTGGTGATCCTGCCGCTGGTCGTGATCAGCGGCTCGCTGGTGCGCGAAGGCGCCAACCTTTATCAAAGCATCAAGTCCGGGCAGATCAACTTCGGCGCCTATTTCCAGCAAGCCATGGCGGCTTTGCCGCCGTCGGTGCATGACATGCTGGCGCGCTTCGATCTGGCCGACATTCCCAGCTTGCAGGAAAAGCTCAGCGCGGGTGCCATGCAGGCAAGCCAGTTCCTGGCCACGCAGGCCCTGAGCATCGGACAGGACACGTTCCAGTTCGTGATCGGCTTTGGCATCATGCTGTATCTGTTGTTCTTCCTGTTGCGGGACGGGCCGCAGCTATCGGCCCGCCTGAAGCGCGCGATGCCCCTGAGCGACACTCACAAGCAGCATCTGTTCCGCAAATTCACCACCGTCGTGCGCGCCACCGTCAAGGGCAACGTCGCGGTGGCCGCGGCGCAGGGCGCGCTGGGCGGCATCATCTTTTCGATCCTGTCGATCCAGGGCGCGCTGCTGTGGGGCGTGATCATGGGCTTTCTTTCACTGCTGCCCGCAATCGGCGCAGGCCTGATCTGGGCGCCCGTGGCGATCTACTTCCTGTTGACGGGCGCCACGATCAAGGGCGTTGCGCTGATCGCGTTCGGGGTGCTGGTCATTGGCATGGTCGACAACGTTCTGCGCCCCATCCTGGTGGGCAAGGACACCAAGATGCCGGACTACGTGGTGCTGATCTCCACGCTGGGCGGCATGGCCTTGTTCGGCTTGAATGGTTTCGTGATCGGCCCGCTGATCGCCGCCCTGTTCATGGCAAGCTGGGATTTGTTCTCGCCCGCGTCCGGTGTGCCGGTCGCCCATGCCGAGGACAGCGAGCCCGACGGCAAATAG
- a CDS encoding DUF3053 family protein: MTLFRACVTGLAMASMLLLAACVNKEPQERVAFIQLLQARMNSATLVPIGALSKPEKEAVGDYADAYEVITDFQEALAQAAQPLREVLAMETIRSVSEIVERKAGFEAARKTLAESAAKLQDARAKADKARAALTLPADLAPVYDGVYDEAVTAPAAEMMDAASKMDSVARDALGVADFVAAHGSDVLLVEGQARVATPTIQQELNLRLQGLNAQSEGLEEARATLLRAAGRGSPAP, from the coding sequence ATGACCTTGTTCCGCGCGTGCGTCACGGGCTTGGCGATGGCTTCGATGCTGCTTCTGGCGGCCTGCGTCAATAAAGAGCCTCAGGAGCGCGTTGCGTTCATACAGTTGCTGCAAGCCCGGATGAACAGCGCCACGCTGGTGCCCATCGGCGCGCTCAGCAAGCCCGAAAAAGAGGCCGTGGGCGATTACGCCGACGCCTATGAGGTGATCACCGATTTTCAGGAAGCCCTGGCGCAGGCGGCCCAGCCGTTGCGCGAGGTGCTGGCCATGGAGACCATCCGCTCGGTCAGCGAGATCGTGGAGCGCAAGGCCGGGTTCGAAGCCGCGCGCAAGACCCTGGCGGAGAGCGCCGCAAAACTCCAGGATGCCCGTGCCAAGGCGGACAAGGCCCGGGCCGCGTTGACGCTGCCAGCCGATCTGGCTCCCGTCTATGACGGCGTGTATGACGAGGCGGTGACTGCTCCCGCCGCGGAGATGATGGACGCCGCGTCAAAAATGGACTCGGTCGCCCGCGACGCCCTGGGCGTGGCGGACTTTGTCGCGGCCCATGGCTCTGACGTTCTGCTGGTGGAGGGGCAGGCGCGCGTGGCGACGCCAACGATCCAGCAGGAATTGAATTTGCGGCTGCAGGGACTGAACGCGCAATCCGAAGGGCTCGAGGAGGCTCGCGCTACCCTGCTGCGGGCCGCGGGCCGCGGCTCGCCCGCGCCATAA